The Klebsiella sp. RHBSTW-00484 genome includes a window with the following:
- a CDS encoding substrate-binding domain-containing protein, whose product MSKNKAVSFFSCLLLTLLSISFPGLSAEKEITVGAIYLDTQGYYAGVRQGVQDSAKSTESKIQLIETNAQGDISKESSFIDTLVARNVDAIILSAVSENGSSRAVRRASEAGIPVICYNTCINEKGVDKYVSAYLVGDPLEFGKKLGDAAADYFIANKISAPKIAVINCEAFEVCVQRRKGFEAALKARVPDMQIVANQEGTVLDKAISVGEKLIISTSDLDAIMGESGGATLGAVKAVRNQGKVGKIAVFGSDMTTEIAQELQSYQVLKAVVDISGKKMGNAVFVQTMNVINKTPPANKIIPVDIDTYVKSEDGKQWLATHVDGLP is encoded by the coding sequence ATGTCTAAAAACAAAGCAGTCTCATTTTTTTCATGTTTACTGTTAACGTTGTTGAGTATTTCATTCCCAGGTCTTAGCGCAGAAAAAGAGATCACCGTTGGGGCCATCTACCTTGATACGCAGGGCTATTATGCTGGCGTCCGGCAGGGGGTTCAGGATTCAGCAAAAAGCACCGAGTCGAAAATCCAACTGATTGAAACCAACGCCCAGGGCGATATCTCTAAAGAGAGTTCATTTATCGATACGCTGGTTGCGCGTAACGTAGACGCCATCATTCTTTCCGCTGTCTCAGAAAACGGCAGTAGCCGTGCGGTTCGTCGGGCCAGTGAAGCCGGTATTCCGGTGATTTGTTACAACACATGCATCAATGAGAAAGGCGTAGATAAATATGTCTCTGCCTATCTGGTCGGCGACCCGCTAGAGTTCGGCAAAAAACTTGGTGATGCCGCAGCCGATTATTTCATTGCCAATAAAATCAGCGCGCCGAAAATTGCGGTCATCAACTGTGAAGCATTTGAAGTATGCGTACAGCGGCGGAAAGGTTTTGAAGCGGCGCTGAAGGCTCGCGTTCCTGATATGCAAATCGTCGCGAATCAGGAAGGCACCGTTCTTGATAAAGCCATCTCAGTTGGCGAGAAATTGATTATCTCCACGTCTGACCTCGACGCCATTATGGGTGAGTCTGGCGGTGCGACGCTGGGGGCCGTCAAAGCGGTTCGTAATCAGGGTAAAGTGGGTAAGATCGCCGTGTTTGGCTCTGATATGACGACGGAGATCGCTCAGGAGCTGCAAAGCTATCAGGTGCTGAAAGCCGTCGTGGATATTTCCGGCAAGAAAATGGGCAATGCCGTTTTCGTGCAAACCATGAATGTCATTAACAAAACCCCGCCAGCCAACAAAATTATTCCAGTAGATATCGATACCTACGTTAAATCTGAAGACGGTAAGCAGTGGCTGGCTACGCACGTCGACGGTCTGCCTTGA
- a CDS encoding sugar ABC transporter ATP-binding protein, with protein sequence MTVIEKTSTPVAKIVGGNKRYPGVVALDNVDFTLSKGEVRALLGKNGAGKSTLIRMLTGSESPDSGEIWLNGTRLEGNDATLTRRAAELGVRAVYQELSLVEGLTVAENLCLGQWPRRNGMIDQGIMARQAREALAALGVDVPADALVDTLSPAQKQLVEIARVMKGQPQVVILDEPTSSLANAEVELVINAVKKMSALGVAVVYVSHRMEEIRRIASCATIMRDGQVAGDVTLESTTTQEIVSLMLGREHVDLPLVKSKESLATPVLQVAQLRHPPKLHNINFTLHRGEVLGIAGLLGSGRSELLKAIIGLETFADGKITLNGANISHPQYTAMLKSGVGYTPENRKEAGIIPLLGVDENTVMTNRHKVSQRGVLNWQRIQELTAAVMSRMTVKAANTETAIGTLSGGNQQKVVIGRWVYAESEILLLDEPTRGVDIEAKQQIYRIVRELAAEGKSVIFISSEIEELPLVCDRILLLQNGEFTRELLAPVNVDELMSAILSTH encoded by the coding sequence ATGACGGTAATAGAAAAAACGTCGACGCCGGTTGCGAAGATCGTCGGGGGGAATAAGCGTTACCCTGGGGTTGTGGCGCTGGATAACGTTGATTTTACGCTCTCAAAAGGTGAGGTTCGGGCGCTATTGGGAAAGAATGGCGCAGGAAAATCCACTTTAATCCGCATGTTGACCGGCAGTGAAAGCCCGGATAGCGGCGAAATTTGGTTGAACGGAACCCGGCTTGAGGGTAACGATGCAACGCTGACGCGGCGCGCGGCAGAGTTAGGGGTCAGAGCCGTATATCAGGAGCTGAGCCTGGTTGAAGGATTAACGGTTGCGGAGAATCTCTGCCTTGGCCAGTGGCCGCGCCGTAATGGCATGATTGACCAGGGCATCATGGCCCGCCAGGCCAGGGAAGCGTTGGCGGCGCTCGGTGTTGACGTCCCAGCGGATGCGCTGGTCGACACGCTTAGCCCGGCGCAAAAGCAGCTTGTTGAAATTGCTCGCGTGATGAAAGGTCAGCCGCAGGTCGTCATTCTTGATGAGCCGACCAGTTCGCTGGCGAATGCGGAGGTCGAGTTGGTGATCAATGCGGTGAAGAAAATGTCTGCGCTGGGCGTTGCCGTGGTTTATGTCAGTCATCGCATGGAGGAGATCCGCCGCATTGCTTCATGCGCCACGATTATGCGCGATGGTCAGGTTGCTGGCGATGTCACGCTGGAGAGTACGACAACGCAGGAAATCGTATCGCTGATGCTGGGAAGGGAGCATGTTGATCTTCCGCTGGTGAAGTCTAAGGAATCGCTGGCAACCCCGGTCCTACAGGTAGCCCAGTTGCGTCATCCGCCCAAGCTTCACAATATCAATTTTACATTGCACCGTGGTGAAGTGCTGGGTATTGCCGGACTGCTGGGCTCGGGCCGTAGTGAGTTACTCAAGGCTATCATCGGCTTAGAAACGTTTGCTGATGGAAAAATCACGCTGAATGGTGCCAACATTTCACATCCGCAATATACCGCGATGCTTAAGAGCGGCGTGGGCTATACCCCGGAAAACCGTAAGGAGGCGGGAATTATTCCGCTGCTGGGGGTGGATGAAAATACGGTGATGACCAATCGGCATAAAGTTAGCCAACGTGGCGTATTGAACTGGCAGCGGATTCAGGAGTTGACCGCGGCAGTCATGAGTCGCATGACAGTCAAAGCCGCAAATACCGAGACCGCAATCGGGACATTATCGGGCGGTAATCAGCAAAAAGTGGTGATTGGTCGCTGGGTTTACGCCGAAAGCGAAATTTTGTTGCTTGATGAGCCGACGCGCGGAGTCGATATCGAAGCCAAGCAGCAGATATACCGTATCGTGAGGGAACTGGCCGCCGAAGGTAAAAGCGTCATATTCATTTCCAGTGAAATAGAAGAGCTGCCTTTAGTCTGCGATCGTATTTTGCTGCTGCAAAACGGCGAGTTTACCCGCGAGCTTTTAGCCCCTGTAAATGTCGATGAATTAATGTCGGCAATTTTATCCACGCATTAG
- a CDS encoding ABC transporter permease, producing the protein MSASSLTLPQGKNATPKQFISRHINEIGLLVVIAILYLVFSFNAPGFISLNNQMNVLRDAATIGIAAWAMTLIIISGEIDVSVGPMVAFISVCLAFLLQFQVPLSIACLLVLILGAALGTLAGVLRGVFSVPSFVATLGLWSALRGMGLFMTNALPVPIDENEVLDWLGGQLFGIPISALIMLILFVLFVFISRKTAFGRSVFATGGNATAAQLCGINVKRVRILIFTLSGLLAAITGILLAARLGSGNAGAANGLEFDVIAAVVVGGTALSGGRGSLFGTLLGVLVITLIGNGLVLLGINSFFQQVVRGLIIVVAVLANILLTQRNSKLKH; encoded by the coding sequence ATGTCTGCCTCATCATTAACGCTGCCGCAAGGCAAAAATGCCACACCCAAGCAGTTCATCAGCCGCCATATTAATGAAATTGGTCTGCTGGTGGTGATTGCTATCTTATATCTGGTCTTTTCTTTTAACGCACCGGGATTTATTTCTTTAAACAATCAAATGAACGTGCTGCGCGATGCTGCGACGATTGGTATTGCCGCATGGGCCATGACGCTCATTATTATCTCCGGCGAGATTGATGTCAGCGTCGGTCCAATGGTGGCGTTTATCTCTGTCTGCCTGGCCTTCCTGTTGCAGTTTCAGGTACCGCTTAGCATTGCCTGCCTGCTGGTGTTAATACTGGGCGCTGCATTGGGCACGCTCGCCGGGGTTTTGCGCGGCGTATTCAGCGTTCCTAGCTTTGTCGCGACGTTAGGTTTATGGAGCGCATTGCGTGGCATGGGATTGTTCATGACCAACGCGCTGCCGGTCCCCATCGATGAAAATGAAGTACTGGACTGGCTTGGTGGGCAGCTCTTTGGCATCCCAATATCGGCATTAATTATGCTGATTCTGTTTGTTCTCTTTGTTTTTATCAGTCGTAAGACCGCTTTTGGCCGCTCTGTTTTTGCCACTGGCGGCAATGCTACTGCAGCGCAACTTTGCGGGATTAACGTCAAGCGAGTGCGTATTTTGATTTTTACGCTTTCAGGCTTGCTGGCTGCAATTACCGGTATTCTCCTGGCGGCGCGGCTTGGCTCGGGTAATGCGGGTGCCGCAAACGGTCTGGAGTTTGACGTTATTGCCGCAGTGGTGGTCGGCGGAACCGCACTGTCCGGCGGGCGAGGTTCGCTATTCGGCACCTTATTAGGTGTACTGGTTATCACCCTTATTGGTAATGGATTAGTGCTTCTGGGAATTAACTCATTCTTCCAGCAGGTCGTTCGTGGATTAATTATTGTGGTGGCTGTCCTGGCAAATATATTGCTGACCCAACGCAATAGTAAACTTAAACATTAA
- a CDS encoding zinc-dependent alcohol dehydrogenase family protein produces MKTMLAAYLPGNSTVELREVPVPTPGINQVLIKMKSSGICGSDVHYIYHQHRGTAAAPDKPLYQGFINGHEPCGQIVETGAGCRHFKAGDRVLVYHISGCGFCSNCRRGFPISCTGEGKAAYGWQRDGGHAEYLLAEEKDLIHLPDALSYEDGAFISCGVGTAYEGILRGEVSGSDNVLVVGLGPVGMMAMMLAKGRGAKRVIGVDMLPDRLATAKQLGVMDNGFLATTENLPALIAELTHGGADVALDCSGNAAGRLLALQSTADWGRVVYIGETGKVEFEVSADLMHHQRRIIGSWVTSLFHMEKCARDLTDWKLWPHSAITHRFSLDQVGEAYALMASGKCGKVVVNFPD; encoded by the coding sequence ATGAAAACAATGTTGGCTGCTTATTTACCAGGAAACTCAACCGTTGAACTTCGGGAAGTTCCTGTTCCCACGCCGGGGATTAACCAGGTCCTGATTAAAATGAAGTCTTCAGGAATTTGCGGTAGCGATGTCCATTATATTTATCATCAGCATCGCGGCACCGCTGCAGCACCGGACAAACCGCTGTATCAGGGGTTTATTAATGGCCATGAGCCTTGCGGGCAAATTGTTGAGACGGGCGCAGGGTGCCGCCACTTTAAAGCGGGTGACCGGGTGCTGGTTTACCATATTTCCGGCTGTGGTTTCTGCTCCAACTGTCGCCGTGGTTTTCCTATCTCCTGTACCGGAGAGGGCAAGGCGGCCTATGGTTGGCAGCGTGATGGTGGACACGCGGAGTATTTGTTGGCGGAAGAAAAAGACCTGATTCATCTGCCGGATGCGTTGAGCTATGAAGACGGCGCGTTTATTAGCTGCGGCGTGGGGACGGCGTACGAAGGTATTCTGCGCGGTGAAGTTTCCGGAAGCGACAACGTGCTGGTTGTCGGGTTAGGGCCTGTTGGCATGATGGCTATGATGCTGGCAAAAGGCCGCGGTGCGAAACGCGTTATTGGCGTCGATATGCTGCCGGATCGCCTGGCGACGGCAAAGCAGTTGGGTGTGATGGATAATGGTTTCCTGGCGACAACGGAGAACCTTCCGGCGCTGATTGCCGAACTGACTCACGGCGGGGCGGATGTGGCGCTGGATTGTTCCGGCAATGCGGCAGGTCGTTTGTTGGCATTGCAGTCTACAGCGGATTGGGGAAGGGTGGTTTATATCGGGGAAACCGGAAAAGTTGAGTTTGAAGTCAGCGCCGATCTGATGCACCACCAGCGACGCATTATCGGTTCCTGGGTGACCAGCCTGTTCCATATGGAAAAATGCGCCCGCGACCTGACCGACTGGAAGCTGTGGCCACATAGCGCCATTACCCATCGTTTTTCTCTTGATCAAGTGGGGGAGGCTTACGCGCTGATGGCGAGCGGTAAGTGTGGCAAAGTGGTCGTTAACTTTCCCGATTAA
- a CDS encoding aldose 1-epimerase produces MTLYTLENEDLRLQVADQGGAIEGLWWQHQGKIIPVLRPGLKSGVAVESSCFPLVPFGNRVSGNRFQSPAGEHQLQPNVEWDSHYLHGDGWLNLWRCVEQSPAQLKLEYVHRQGIYHYTVQQIFTLSESGVEVELVVTNDGDALPFGLGWHPYFPLSPETRVQAHTTGYWLEREGWLTGEYQERLPQALDFNQSAPLPEHWVNNGFSGWDGVATIQQPGLGYQLSMTTEPPAPCYFVFVSDPAFDKGYEFDFFCFEPMSHAPDDHHRPAFGQLTMLSCGESIRQKMVLKIHSV; encoded by the coding sequence ATGACGCTTTATACGCTGGAAAATGAAGATCTACGGCTTCAGGTTGCGGATCAGGGCGGCGCGATTGAGGGGCTATGGTGGCAGCATCAGGGGAAAATTATCCCTGTGCTGCGCCCAGGCCTGAAGAGCGGAGTGGCGGTGGAGTCTTCATGCTTCCCGCTGGTACCGTTTGGTAATCGGGTGAGCGGTAATCGGTTTCAATCGCCAGCAGGAGAGCATCAGCTACAGCCCAACGTTGAATGGGACAGTCATTACCTTCATGGTGACGGCTGGCTGAATCTCTGGCGCTGCGTTGAGCAATCGCCCGCACAGCTTAAGTTAGAGTATGTCCACCGCCAGGGCATCTATCATTATACCGTGCAGCAGATCTTTACCTTAAGCGAAAGCGGGGTTGAGGTGGAGTTGGTCGTGACTAATGATGGCGATGCGTTGCCGTTTGGTCTCGGCTGGCACCCTTATTTTCCGCTGTCGCCGGAAACTCGGGTACAGGCGCATACCACCGGCTACTGGCTTGAGAGAGAAGGCTGGCTAACCGGGGAGTATCAGGAGCGTTTGCCGCAGGCGCTGGACTTCAATCAGTCCGCACCGTTACCTGAGCATTGGGTGAATAATGGCTTCTCCGGTTGGGATGGTGTAGCGACGATCCAACAGCCAGGGCTTGGCTATCAGCTCTCTATGACGACGGAGCCTCCTGCACCCTGTTATTTTGTTTTCGTTTCCGATCCGGCATTTGATAAGGGCTATGAGTTTGATTTCTTCTGTTTCGAGCCAATGAGCCATGCGCCGGACGATCATCATCGTCCGGCCTTTGGTCAGTTGACCATGCTGTCATGTGGTGAAAGCATACGGCAAAAAATGGTGCTGAAAATCCATTCTGTTTAA
- a CDS encoding 3-phenylpropionate MFS transporter — protein sequence MVLHSTRWLALSYFTYFFSYGIFLPFWSVWLSGQGLTPETIGMLLGAGLVARFLGSLLIAPRVSDPSRLISALRILALLTLLFAIAFWAGNRVAWLMVVMVGFNLFFSPLVPLTDALANTWQKQITMDYGRVRLWGSIAFVIGSALTGKLVSLYDSRMILVMLSLGIASMLLGMLIKPSVQPQGESRQQEAAGLSAWLALVRQSWRFLACVCLLQGAHAAYYGFSAIYWQEAGYSASAVGYLWSLGVVAEVVIFALSKKVFRRFSARDLLLLSAVCGLIRWTLMGWTTALPWLIVAQILHCGTFTVCHLAAMRYIAARQGSEVIRLQAVYSAVAMGGSIAVMTVFSGFLYQHLHQGVFWVMALVALPALVLRPKAVS from the coding sequence ATGGTCTTGCACTCCACGCGCTGGCTGGCGCTTAGTTATTTCACCTATTTTTTTAGCTACGGCATCTTCCTGCCATTCTGGAGCGTCTGGCTCTCCGGGCAGGGTCTGACGCCGGAAACGATCGGCATGCTGCTTGGCGCCGGACTGGTGGCGCGTTTTCTTGGCAGCTTGCTGATTGCGCCACGGGTCAGCGACCCCTCCCGGCTGATTTCGGCGCTGCGTATTCTGGCGCTGCTGACGCTTCTCTTCGCTATCGCCTTTTGGGCCGGAAACCGCGTGGCCTGGCTGATGGTGGTGATGGTCGGTTTTAACCTCTTTTTCTCACCGCTGGTGCCGCTGACCGACGCGCTGGCGAATACCTGGCAAAAACAGATAACGATGGACTACGGGCGCGTGCGCCTGTGGGGGTCGATAGCCTTTGTGATTGGCTCGGCGCTGACCGGTAAACTGGTCAGCCTGTATGACTCGCGGATGATTTTGGTGATGCTCAGCCTTGGTATCGCTTCAATGCTGCTCGGCATGCTGATTAAACCCTCGGTGCAGCCGCAGGGGGAATCCCGCCAGCAGGAGGCGGCAGGGCTGTCGGCCTGGCTCGCGCTGGTGCGGCAGAGCTGGCGCTTCCTCGCCTGCGTCTGTTTGTTGCAGGGGGCGCACGCCGCCTACTATGGCTTTAGCGCTATCTACTGGCAGGAGGCGGGGTATTCGGCCTCTGCCGTGGGCTATTTATGGTCGCTGGGCGTGGTGGCGGAAGTGGTGATTTTCGCGCTGAGCAAAAAAGTCTTCCGCCGCTTCAGCGCCCGCGATTTGCTGCTGCTTTCTGCGGTGTGCGGGCTGATCCGCTGGACGCTCATGGGCTGGACCACGGCGCTGCCGTGGCTTATTGTCGCGCAAATCCTGCATTGTGGGACCTTTACAGTGTGCCACCTGGCGGCGATGCGCTATATCGCCGCTCGTCAGGGTAGCGAGGTGATCCGTCTCCAGGCTGTGTACTCCGCCGTGGCGATGGGCGGCAGCATTGCGGTCATGACGGTATTTTCCGGTTTTCTCTATCAGCACCTACACCAGGGCGTCTTCTGGGTGATGGCGCTGGTGGCTTTACCGGCGCTGGTGCTGCGGCCAAAAGCAGTGTCTTAG
- the csiE gene encoding stationary phase inducible protein CsiE: protein MMTVIEPPSVLSSPQRRSQVLLMFYLPGQSVTPEWLGSLTQVDEDTARQDIAETGREIQRYHRLTLASQADGSYRMEGAALDQRLCLLQGLRRGLRMCPHFISHHFTPALKTQLKQQGIARTLYDDTNLQALVNRCARTMNRQFDCRDVHFLRLYLQYCLLQHHLGQTPSFTLEQQRWAQTAAEFSLAEEIVRHWQRRVAASPHAGEQLFLALLFMLLKTPDPIRDGHQQDRRLHLAISGLIHRFQNLAGRPFSDEQGLSDQLYIHLSQALHRSVFAIGIDNALPEEIGRLYPRLMRTTQAALEDFEAGWQIRFSPEEVGLIAVIFGAWLMQKSDLQEKQVVLLTDDNPDLEQSLEQQLRELTLLPLNIKYLSVRTFQKEGAPKGITLIVTPYTTALPLFSPPLFHAEETFSDHQRQQICKMLEG, encoded by the coding sequence ATGATGACAGTGATTGAACCACCATCTGTGCTTTCCAGTCCACAGCGCCGTAGCCAGGTGCTCCTGATGTTTTATCTGCCAGGGCAAAGCGTAACGCCCGAATGGCTGGGTAGCCTCACTCAGGTTGATGAGGATACCGCCAGGCAGGACATCGCGGAGACAGGACGCGAAATTCAGCGTTATCACCGCTTGACCCTTGCGTCACAGGCGGACGGCAGCTATCGGATGGAAGGTGCCGCGCTCGATCAACGCCTGTGTCTGCTGCAAGGCTTACGCCGCGGGCTGCGCATGTGCCCGCATTTTATTAGCCATCATTTTACCCCGGCATTAAAAACGCAGCTTAAACAGCAGGGTATCGCACGCACGCTGTACGACGACACCAACCTTCAGGCGCTGGTTAACCGCTGCGCACGGACCATGAACCGCCAGTTTGATTGCCGCGATGTGCATTTTCTGCGTCTCTATTTACAGTATTGCCTGCTGCAACACCATCTCGGACAGACTCCCTCTTTTACCCTTGAGCAGCAGCGCTGGGCGCAAACCGCCGCCGAGTTCTCTCTCGCCGAAGAGATTGTCCGCCACTGGCAGCGGCGGGTTGCCGCCTCACCGCATGCGGGGGAACAGCTGTTTCTGGCCCTGCTGTTTATGCTGCTGAAAACGCCCGACCCGATCCGCGATGGTCATCAGCAGGACCGTCGCCTGCATCTGGCGATCTCGGGATTAATTCATCGCTTCCAGAACCTGGCGGGCCGTCCGTTTAGCGACGAGCAGGGGCTGAGCGATCAGCTCTATATCCACCTCTCTCAGGCATTGCACCGCAGCGTGTTTGCTATCGGTATCGATAACGCGCTACCGGAGGAGATCGGCCGTCTTTATCCACGATTAATGCGCACAACTCAGGCAGCATTGGAGGATTTTGAAGCCGGATGGCAGATACGTTTTAGCCCGGAGGAAGTGGGATTAATCGCGGTGATTTTCGGCGCATGGCTGATGCAAAAAAGCGATCTGCAGGAAAAGCAGGTGGTTCTGCTTACCGATGATAATCCAGACCTTGAGCAGTCGCTAGAACAACAGTTGCGCGAGCTGACCCTGCTACCGCTCAATATTAAATATTTGAGCGTAAGGACTTTTCAGAAGGAGGGCGCGCCGAAGGGGATAACGCTTATCGTCACGCCCTATACCACGGCGCTGCCGCTGTTTTCGCCACCGCTGTTTCATGCTGAAGAGACGTTCAGCGATCACCAGCGGCAGCAGATTTGCAAAATGCTGGAAGGCTAA
- a CDS encoding DUF1007 family protein: protein MKRVKQCVSAAFFMFLSLSAAAHPHSFISLQTEAVAENGLLTGFKMRWTMDEITSADLLYDADNAKPGSEIWKKLAAEVMANVLGQHYFSELWHNGQRVKFDNRPDGYGLERSGLQAVLTFTLPLAKPQPLAGQTFTFSTYDPTYYVDMYYDKDSDFALPVAIKATCVANVMTPKPNEKMLSYAQSLDKADAPPEDMELGNYFAQKVTLQCH, encoded by the coding sequence ATGAAGAGAGTGAAACAATGCGTCAGCGCGGCGTTTTTCATGTTTTTATCGCTATCAGCGGCGGCGCATCCGCACAGTTTCATCAGTTTGCAAACGGAGGCGGTGGCGGAAAACGGTCTGCTCACCGGATTTAAAATGCGCTGGACGATGGATGAAATCACCTCCGCTGACCTGCTTTACGATGCCGATAATGCCAAGCCCGGTAGTGAAATCTGGAAAAAGCTGGCGGCGGAAGTGATGGCGAACGTGCTGGGTCAGCACTATTTTAGCGAGTTGTGGCATAACGGTCAGCGGGTCAAGTTTGATAATCGCCCGGACGGCTATGGGCTTGAGCGTAGCGGGCTTCAGGCGGTGCTTACCTTCACTCTGCCGTTGGCGAAGCCGCAGCCTCTGGCCGGGCAAACCTTCACCTTCTCGACATACGATCCCACTTATTATGTCGATATGTATTATGACAAAGATTCTGACTTCGCCCTGCCAGTTGCGATAAAGGCGACGTGCGTGGCGAATGTCATGACGCCGAAGCCCAATGAAAAAATGCTGTCCTACGCCCAGTCGCTGGATAAAGCGGATGCGCCGCCGGAAGATATGGAATTGGGGAACTACTTCGCGCAAAAGGTCACGCTGCAATGTCACTAA
- a CDS encoding nickel/cobalt transporter: MSLIFAKTGRSSRWRQLWPLALFILLAASAGFWLWRAWPEVLLQSAVWQRALNLELSRLLQAVAENPSAAGLSLLGFSFAYGILHALGPGHGKVVITTWLATHPSKLKSSIGLTLAASLLQGMVAIALVVVVLTLLQLPARQLHQSSFWLEKGSYLLVGALGLLLCWRALKKLRALLRRPKFTVFTPHHVHDANCGCGHQHMPGPEQMQSGDDWRARLVIVLSMGMRPCSGAIMVLLFSKVIGVFSWGMAAALAMAAGTSLTISALALLVHGFRQLAVRLSARQAPALWRQVGWATLALAGGVILLAAAVVMWSSAVPVGRGLRPF; encoded by the coding sequence ATGTCACTAATTTTCGCTAAAACCGGCCGCTCCTCGCGATGGCGTCAGCTGTGGCCGCTGGCGCTTTTTATCCTGCTGGCCGCAAGCGCGGGCTTCTGGCTATGGCGGGCCTGGCCTGAGGTGCTGCTGCAAAGCGCCGTCTGGCAGCGGGCGTTGAATCTCGAACTGAGCCGTCTGCTGCAGGCGGTGGCGGAGAACCCGTCAGCCGCGGGACTCTCGCTGCTGGGGTTTAGCTTTGCTTACGGTATTCTGCACGCGCTGGGGCCGGGGCACGGCAAGGTGGTAATTACCACCTGGCTGGCAACCCATCCCTCGAAGCTGAAATCGAGTATTGGCCTGACCCTGGCGGCTTCACTGTTGCAGGGGATGGTCGCTATCGCTCTGGTAGTGGTGGTGCTCACGTTGCTACAGCTTCCGGCAAGACAGCTGCATCAGAGTAGCTTCTGGCTGGAAAAGGGGAGCTACCTGCTGGTCGGTGCGTTGGGATTGCTGCTGTGCTGGCGGGCGCTGAAAAAGCTGCGGGCGCTGCTGCGACGGCCGAAATTTACCGTGTTTACCCCGCACCATGTACATGATGCTAACTGCGGCTGCGGGCATCAACATATGCCGGGGCCGGAGCAGATGCAAAGCGGCGACGACTGGCGCGCGCGGCTGGTGATTGTACTGTCGATGGGGATGCGACCCTGCTCAGGGGCGATTATGGTGCTGCTGTTCAGTAAGGTCATCGGCGTATTTAGCTGGGGGATGGCGGCGGCGCTGGCGATGGCTGCGGGAACCTCGCTGACGATTAGCGCTCTGGCGCTGCTGGTCCACGGTTTTCGTCAACTGGCGGTCAGGTTGAGCGCCAGGCAGGCTCCGGCGCTGTGGAGGCAGGTTGGCTGGGCAACGCTGGCGCTTGCTGGCGGCGTGATATTACTGGCGGCGGCGGTAGTGATGTGGAGCAGCGCGGTGCCGGTGGGGCGGGGGTTAAGGCCATTTTAA
- a CDS encoding alpha/beta hydrolase translates to MTFPGGKRGAKYLFILCVAVVCVYLLPRVAINAFYYPDNKVYGPDPWPAESVTFTAKDGTRLHGWFIPSTSGPAENAVATVIHAHGNAGNMSAHWPLVGWLPERNYNLFMFDYRGFGESQGTPSQQGLYDDTKSAINYVRHRSDVNPQRLVLLGQSLGGNNILAAIGSCMDCVNERTADRSGIRAVILDSTFSSYTAIANQMIPGSGFLLNDSYSADRNIASISPIPVLIIHGKADHVIPWEHSEKLYQLADQPKQEILIPDGEHIDAFSERHGERYRDAMVSFIQNALSEPEKE, encoded by the coding sequence ATGACTTTTCCCGGCGGCAAGCGCGGCGCCAAGTACCTTTTCATCCTGTGTGTTGCGGTGGTATGCGTTTATCTGCTGCCTCGCGTCGCCATCAATGCTTTTTACTATCCGGATAACAAAGTCTATGGCCCGGATCCCTGGCCTGCCGAATCCGTTACTTTTACCGCTAAAGATGGCACCCGCCTGCACGGCTGGTTTATTCCCTCAACCTCCGGCCCCGCAGAGAACGCGGTAGCTACGGTGATACATGCCCATGGCAACGCGGGAAATATGTCGGCACACTGGCCGTTAGTCGGCTGGCTACCGGAACGCAATTACAATCTTTTCATGTTCGACTATCGCGGATTTGGTGAATCGCAAGGCACGCCTTCGCAGCAGGGCTTATATGACGATACGAAAAGCGCCATCAACTATGTGCGCCACCGCAGCGATGTGAACCCGCAACGTCTGGTGCTGCTGGGGCAAAGCCTGGGAGGCAATAACATCCTTGCCGCGATTGGCTCCTGCATGGATTGCGTCAACGAACGTACAGCGGATCGCTCAGGTATCCGCGCCGTTATTCTCGACTCAACCTTTTCATCCTATACGGCTATCGCCAATCAGATGATCCCCGGCAGCGGTTTTTTGCTCAATGATAGCTATAGCGCAGATCGTAATATCGCCTCTATCAGCCCTATTCCGGTGCTGATTATTCATGGTAAAGCGGACCACGTTATTCCCTGGGAACACAGCGAAAAACTCTACCAGTTAGCCGATCAGCCGAAGCAGGAAATCCTTATTCCGGATGGCGAACATATTGATGCCTTCTCCGAACGCCACGGCGAGCGCTACCGGGATGCGATGGTGAGCTTTATTCAGAACGCGCTGTCGGAGCCGGAGAAAGAGTAA